From the Actinopolymorpha singaporensis genome, the window AGCCGGACTCGGAACGGTCGGCTCAGATCCCGAGCAGCCGCTTGACCTTCTTGGCGTCGGCCGGGGCGATCTCGCTCGGAGCGGCCAGGCGACGGGCACGCTTGGAGTTCTTCTTCTCCATGATGTGACCCCGGTTGGCCTTCTTGTGGATGAGCTTCCCGGACCCGGTGACACGGAAGCGCTTCTTGGCCCCGCTGTGGGTCTTCATCTTCGGCATAGTCGTCCCTTGGTTCGACGGTGCAGGGGCG encodes:
- the rpmI gene encoding 50S ribosomal protein L35, which gives rise to MPKMKTHSGAKKRFRVTGSGKLIHKKANRGHIMEKKNSKRARRLAAPSEIAPADAKKVKRLLGI